The following are encoded together in the Poseidonibacter lekithochrous genome:
- a CDS encoding manganese-dependent inorganic pyrophosphatase, with product MAIYTCGHTTPDSDSICSAISLAYLLNKIGREAIPARQGEPNPETKFILEKFGFEAPLLKTQFAGEELFITDYSDKGQAPADIDESTVVGIVDHHKLGDITTSAPLECWIRPVGCTNTIVKEMYDYHGVEIPADIAGIMMCAILSDTVIFKSPTCTDIDIKVVRELAEICGVEDFGALGMEMFKVKSQVEGVSARDLILRDYKPFDMHGNQVGIGQLEVVDLAIFDSIKDDLESDLEDLRVEHNLHTACLLLTDIMKEGSEVIVASADNSIFENAFDVQLEDGKVWLDGCLSRKKQIIPFLEPAFA from the coding sequence ATGGCAATTTATACATGTGGACATACTACGCCTGATTCAGATTCAATCTGTTCAGCAATTTCATTAGCTTATTTATTAAACAAAATTGGAAGAGAAGCAATTCCAGCTAGACAAGGTGAACCAAACCCAGAAACTAAATTTATTTTAGAAAAATTTGGATTTGAAGCACCTCTTCTTAAAACTCAATTTGCTGGAGAAGAGTTATTCATTACTGATTATTCAGACAAAGGTCAAGCACCTGCTGATATTGATGAATCTACAGTTGTTGGTATTGTTGATCACCATAAATTAGGTGACATTACTACTTCTGCTCCTTTAGAGTGTTGGATTAGACCTGTTGGTTGTACTAATACAATTGTTAAAGAGATGTATGATTACCATGGTGTAGAAATTCCTGCAGATATTGCTGGAATCATGATGTGTGCAATTCTTTCTGATACAGTTATTTTCAAATCTCCTACATGTACTGATATTGATATCAAAGTTGTTAGAGAATTAGCTGAGATTTGTGGTGTTGAAGATTTTGGTGCTTTAGGTATGGAAATGTTCAAAGTAAAATCACAAGTTGAAGGTGTATCTGCTAGAGACTTAATTTTAAGAGATTATAAACCATTTGATATGCATGGAAATCAAGTAGGAATTGGACAATTAGAAGTTGTTGATTTAGCTATTTTTGATTCAATCAAAGACGACTTAGAATCTGACTTAGAAGATTTAAGAGTAGAGCATAACTTACATACTGCTTGTTTATTATTAACAGACATTATGAAAGAAGGATCTGAAGTAATCGTAGCATCTGCTGATAACTCAATCTTCGAAAATGCATTTGATGTTCAATTAGAAGATGGTAAAGTTTGGTTAGATGGTTGTCTATCTAGAAAAAAACAAATTATTCCTTTCTTAGAACCTGCATTCGCATAA
- a CDS encoding DUF1566 domain-containing protein, which produces MKLLNVLVLASLFNFANADLIRVSDNVIKDTKTNFLWQDSKEAKTQRRSFEEAKAYCQNLELDGKTKWEMPSFLAAFSIVNTKVYNPTLSKEFKNYVSDNYWTTKTFSHAMSKEAFVVDYKSGAFNRKLMEDKFYVRCFEDLNK; this is translated from the coding sequence ATGAAATTATTAAATGTACTTGTTCTTGCATCACTTTTTAACTTCGCTAATGCTGACTTAATAAGAGTTAGTGATAATGTTATAAAAGATACAAAAACAAACTTTTTATGGCAAGATTCAAAAGAAGCAAAAACACAAAGAAGAAGTTTTGAAGAAGCAAAAGCTTATTGTCAAAATTTAGAACTAGATGGAAAAACTAAGTGGGAAATGCCAAGTTTCCTTGCTGCATTTTCAATTGTTAATACAAAAGTATATAATCCAACACTATCTAAAGAGTTTAAAAACTATGTTTCTGATAACTACTGGACTACAAAAACATTTAGTCATGCAATGAGTAAAGAAGCATTTGTTGTAGACTATAAGTCTGGAGCATTTAATAGAAAGCTTATGGAAGATAAGTTTTATGTAAGATGTTTTGAGGATTTGAATAAATAA
- a CDS encoding DNA alkylation repair protein produces the protein MAEQLKELFSKDFIEFIALKTKEYYPSFEAKNFQKTIINDNWKNLELKERMRLIAVVFNDFLPLPYAEQLEILNKVKIDLSYKDSMGLQSMIFQDFVEVFGLDDYDNSIKALESFTIDSSSEFAIRQFILKYEDKTMSQMHTWALSENEHIRRLATEGCRPRLPWAIALPIFKNDPSKVLEIIEVLKFDKSKYVQKSVANNLNDISKDNAQIVIDFVKNNLGQTKDLDWICKHASRTLLKKGDKQILPLFGFGDSSHVNITNLQYHDSLSFGDDFIFDFTLNSEDNLGNLRVEYGIHYKKANGSHSKKVFMISQNNINEKEKSFRKKQSFKNMTTRKHYSGEHYISIIINGIEKEKGSFYLNDTSN, from the coding sequence ATGGCTGAACAACTAAAAGAACTATTCTCCAAAGATTTTATAGAATTTATTGCTCTAAAAACAAAAGAGTATTATCCTTCTTTTGAAGCAAAAAACTTTCAAAAAACTATTATCAATGACAATTGGAAAAACTTAGAATTAAAAGAGCGAATGCGATTGATTGCAGTTGTTTTTAATGATTTTCTTCCTCTTCCTTACGCTGAGCAACTTGAAATTCTAAATAAAGTAAAAATAGATTTATCATACAAAGACTCAATGGGTTTACAATCAATGATTTTTCAAGACTTCGTTGAGGTTTTTGGATTAGATGATTATGATAATTCTATAAAAGCTTTAGAGTCTTTTACAATTGATTCAAGTTCTGAGTTTGCTATTAGACAATTTATTTTAAAATATGAAGATAAAACAATGTCTCAAATGCATACTTGGGCACTAAGTGAAAATGAACATATTAGAAGATTAGCTACAGAAGGATGTAGACCTAGATTACCTTGGGCAATTGCCTTACCTATTTTTAAAAATGATCCATCAAAAGTATTAGAAATAATTGAAGTTCTAAAATTTGATAAAAGTAAATATGTACAAAAATCAGTAGCTAATAATCTAAATGATATATCTAAAGACAATGCCCAAATTGTAATTGATTTTGTGAAAAATAATCTAGGACAAACAAAAGACTTAGATTGGATATGTAAACATGCAAGTAGGACTTTACTTAAAAAAGGAGATAAACAAATACTTCCTTTATTTGGTTTTGGTGACTCTTCTCATGTAAATATTACAAATTTACAATATCATGATAGTCTAAGTTTTGGAGATGATTTTATTTTTGATTTTACTTTAAATAGTGAAGATAACTTAGGTAATCTAAGAGTTGAGTATGGAATACATTATAAAAAAGCCAATGGAAGCCACTCCAAAAAAGTATTTATGATTAGTCAAAATAATATAAATGAAAAAGAAAAAAGTTTTAGGAAAAAACAAAGCTTTAAAAATATGACTACTAGAAAACATTACTCAGGTGAGCATTATATTAGTATCATTATAAATGGAATAGAAAAAGAAAAAGGGAGTTTTTATCTAAATGACACCAGCAATTAA
- the ybaK gene encoding Cys-tRNA(Pro) deacylase, with protein MTPAINLLKKNKCDYKVHKYDHDPENTNFGLEAAEKLNLNEKQVFKTLLVELSPKELAVAIIPVSNQLSLKEIASALKSKKAIMANKDEAQKVTGYLLGGISPLGQKKRLRTVLDKSANDFETIFVSGGKRGLDIEVKPKDLIKLLNACYYKVTAQ; from the coding sequence ATGACACCAGCAATTAATTTATTAAAAAAGAATAAGTGTGACTACAAAGTTCACAAATATGACCATGATCCAGAGAATACAAACTTTGGATTAGAAGCAGCAGAAAAATTAAATCTAAATGAGAAACAAGTATTTAAAACTTTATTAGTTGAACTTAGTCCCAAAGAGTTAGCAGTTGCGATAATTCCTGTATCAAATCAACTAAGTCTAAAAGAAATTGCAAGTGCTTTAAAATCAAAAAAAGCAATAATGGCAAATAAAGACGAAGCTCAAAAAGTAACTGGTTATTTACTTGGGGGTATTTCTCCCTTAGGGCAGAAAAAAAGATTAAGAACAGTTCTTGATAAAAGTGCAAATGACTTTGAAACTATTTTTGTAAGTGGCGGAAAAAGGGGTTTAGATATAGAAGTTAAACCAAAGGATTTAATCAAATTATTAAATGCTTGTTACTATAAGGTTACAGCCCAATAA
- a CDS encoding NAD-glutamate dehydrogenase domain-containing protein, with protein MATSDIQAICSQLLTPDDLAVSDELFDQVLKENIVTQILNTKKSKYVKIFSNEKLFLSHITPLLHNIGFEIIDEVTYNVSNNKEEIYISRFNLNVHDENRLEEAKSNLEYIITNTLKDASVKHSKAFSLVYTQNLTLRKIMLLRAFIEYIDQAVLTINSATILNTLTTHDSLACLFVKYFITKFQPEIKNRKSELDEIEKNIKAKIKIIPQIIDDRILNLTLLFLKSLLRTNYFLNKETISFKIDTKTFGKDLKGLQPNLENFIYHPDFYGVHLRMSKVSRGGLRWSDRHDDYRQEVKSLMITQEGKNSIIIPDGSKGGFVINKENSEVTKELFTYIYSEFINANLDLVDNMKDGNIERNENIVAYDGEDPYFVVAADKGTAAMSDIANNIAISRNYWLGDAFASGGSNGYGHKDLGITARGAIMSSKRFFIEDGVDIYKDEVSVVGIGSMSGDVFGNGLIESEKFKLVAAISHKDIFIDPTPDIKKSYIERKKLFESKSGGWTNYDKKVISKGGGVFKRNDKEIELSAEIKKLLGTTKKIISGEELCRRLLTLDVDMLFNGGVGTYVKASDENNLDLGDKQNEAVRVDANEIKARIICEGGNLGFTQRARIEYALNGGRIHLDGIDNAAGVNTSDHEVNLKILLNSIKAQGILSEKQVKETLDSLTEQVVDMVLQSNYDQAYVISIDEQFSRRYPNDYIKSIEVLENNIEAFNRRDFYIPKNENMNEIIDIHGSIVRPVLGSLLSYCKIFVKKILFESTLIDDQFSQQYLTRYFPKSFVGAYEFEISSHPLKKEIISTVMADMIINHQGVTFISDFERLGLERFLLKIKSYLIVKQLFGARTIRQKIYDQDYVMPIEKQYKLVNKLEYTLYASTRWMVKYLKKNQLDSAHILDHQEELFQLLSEVHNQKVESLIPNDESFNQFFSVIDYLRFAIAAIIIKEDTHHSFKDVIVLFYSLIHEFNILEIVLALNKVKITNPSDMTLRNQVLQFIEFIVVHYTKKILDFQRINEEPDVAFANFITNEKETFYKVREQLDSFMVKDVKDIKEIAITVNQLMVSLI; from the coding sequence ATGGCTACATCGGACATTCAGGCAATATGCTCTCAACTTTTAACTCCTGATGATTTAGCAGTTAGTGATGAACTTTTTGATCAAGTTCTAAAAGAGAATATTGTTACTCAAATATTAAATACAAAAAAATCAAAATACGTTAAAATTTTTTCAAATGAAAAACTTTTTTTATCTCATATCACGCCTCTATTACATAATATTGGTTTTGAGATTATTGACGAAGTTACATATAATGTTTCAAATAATAAAGAAGAGATTTATATTTCAAGATTTAATTTAAATGTACATGATGAAAATAGGTTAGAAGAGGCTAAAAGCAATTTAGAATATATTATTACGAACACTTTAAAAGATGCAAGTGTAAAACATTCAAAAGCCTTTTCTTTAGTATATACACAAAACTTAACACTTAGAAAGATTATGCTTTTACGAGCATTTATTGAGTATATAGATCAAGCAGTTCTTACTATTAACTCTGCAACGATTTTAAATACTTTAACTACACATGATAGTTTAGCTTGTCTGTTTGTTAAATACTTTATTACAAAGTTTCAACCAGAAATAAAAAATAGAAAATCTGAACTTGATGAAATAGAAAAAAATATCAAAGCAAAAATTAAAATCATTCCTCAAATTATTGATGATAGAATTTTGAATTTAACTTTACTATTTTTAAAATCATTATTAAGAACGAACTACTTTTTAAATAAAGAGACAATTTCATTTAAAATTGATACAAAAACATTTGGGAAAGACCTAAAAGGTTTACAACCAAATTTAGAAAACTTCATTTACCACCCTGATTTTTATGGGGTTCATTTAAGAATGTCAAAGGTATCAAGAGGTGGTCTTCGATGGTCAGATAGACATGATGACTATAGACAAGAAGTAAAATCTCTTATGATTACTCAAGAGGGTAAAAACTCTATTATTATTCCTGATGGTTCAAAGGGTGGATTTGTAATTAATAAAGAAAACTCAGAAGTTACTAAAGAATTATTTACTTATATTTATTCTGAGTTTATTAATGCTAATTTAGACTTAGTTGATAATATGAAAGATGGGAATATTGAGAGAAATGAAAATATTGTTGCTTATGATGGAGAAGATCCATATTTTGTAGTTGCTGCTGATAAAGGAACTGCTGCTATGAGTGATATTGCTAATAATATTGCTATTAGTAGAAATTACTGGTTAGGTGATGCCTTTGCTAGTGGTGGAAGTAATGGTTATGGTCATAAAGATTTAGGTATCACAGCACGTGGTGCTATTATGTCTTCAAAAAGATTCTTTATTGAAGATGGAGTTGATATTTACAAAGATGAAGTATCTGTTGTAGGAATTGGTTCTATGAGTGGAGATGTTTTTGGTAATGGTTTAATTGAATCAGAAAAATTCAAACTTGTTGCTGCTATTTCTCACAAAGATATTTTTATTGACCCAACACCTGATATTAAAAAATCATATATTGAAAGAAAAAAACTATTCGAATCAAAAAGTGGTGGTTGGACAAATTACGATAAAAAAGTAATATCAAAAGGTGGAGGAGTATTTAAAAGAAATGATAAAGAGATTGAATTATCTGCTGAAATCAAAAAACTTTTAGGTACTACCAAAAAGATTATATCAGGGGAAGAGCTTTGTAGAAGACTTCTTACTTTAGATGTAGATATGTTATTTAATGGTGGTGTTGGTACCTATGTTAAAGCAAGTGACGAGAACAACCTTGATTTAGGTGATAAACAAAATGAAGCTGTAAGAGTTGATGCTAATGAAATCAAAGCAAGAATTATTTGTGAAGGTGGAAATCTAGGGTTTACTCAAAGAGCTAGAATTGAATATGCTTTAAATGGCGGAAGAATCCATTTAGATGGTATTGATAATGCTGCTGGGGTTAATACTTCGGATCATGAAGTAAACTTAAAAATCTTATTAAATAGTATTAAAGCCCAAGGTATATTAAGTGAGAAACAAGTAAAAGAGACATTAGACTCTTTAACTGAGCAAGTTGTTGATATGGTTTTACAAAGTAACTATGATCAAGCTTATGTAATCTCTATTGATGAACAATTCTCAAGAAGATATCCAAATGATTATATTAAGTCTATAGAAGTATTAGAGAATAATATTGAAGCATTTAATAGAAGAGATTTCTATATTCCTAAGAATGAAAATATGAATGAGATTATTGATATTCATGGTTCAATTGTAAGACCAGTATTAGGTTCATTACTTTCTTATTGTAAGATTTTTGTTAAAAAGATTTTATTTGAATCTACATTAATTGATGATCAATTTTCTCAACAATACCTAACAAGGTATTTCCCTAAATCATTTGTTGGGGCTTATGAGTTTGAGATTTCTAGTCATCCCTTGAAGAAAGAAATTATATCTACTGTTATGGCTGATATGATTATTAATCATCAAGGTGTTACTTTTATTTCTGACTTCGAGAGATTAGGATTAGAGAGATTTTTATTAAAAATTAAATCATATTTAATTGTAAAACAGTTATTTGGTGCAAGAACTATTAGACAGAAAATTTATGACCAAGATTATGTAATGCCAATTGAAAAACAATACAAACTTGTTAATAAATTAGAATATACATTATATGCAAGTACAAGATGGATGGTTAAATATCTGAAGAAAAATCAATTAGATTCAGCTCATATCTTGGATCATCAAGAAGAGTTATTCCAATTATTATCAGAAGTACATAATCAAAAGGTAGAATCTTTAATTCCAAATGATGAGAGCTTTAATCAGTTCTTCTCTGTAATTGATTATTTAAGATTTGCAATTGCTGCAATTATAATCAAAGAAGATACTCATCACTCATTTAAAGATGTAATAGTATTATTCTATTCATTAATTCATGAGTTTAATATCTTAGAGATTGTATTAGCATTAAATAAAGTAAAAATAACAAATCCTAGTGATATGACATTAAGGAATCAAGTTTTACAATTTATTGAATTTATTGTTGTTCATTACACAAAGAAAATTTTAGATTTCCAAAGAATAAATGAAGAACCAGATGTTGCTTTTGCAAACTTTATTACAAATGAAAAAGAGACATTCTATAAAGTTCGAGAACAACTTGATTCATTTATGGTAAAAGATGTAAAAGATATTAAAGAGATAGCAATTACTGTAAATCAGTTAATGGTTTCACTTATATAA
- a CDS encoding response regulator — MSKIKILLIEDEKMIAQNLKSVIENFGYELVGIATTGEEALEIAFDKSIDIVVSDIEIRGLTDGIDVSKTLQNTYNLPIIFTTAYNDEEKIKRASTVTNLVGYLVKPIRIDELDTLIKIAISKYKILEKRNLKDIASFYKYDYENKKIYVDEEEIALTRNESLLLSLLLNTTEKVLSYESINGAIWKEQKGSDVARRQLVHRLKTKLDKLPILSEKGIGIYIKE, encoded by the coding sequence GTGAGTAAAATAAAAATATTATTAATTGAAGATGAAAAGATGATTGCGCAAAATCTTAAATCTGTTATTGAAAATTTTGGTTATGAGCTTGTTGGTATTGCAACAACAGGAGAAGAAGCTTTAGAAATTGCTTTTGATAAGAGTATTGATATTGTGGTTTCTGATATAGAAATTAGAGGTTTAACTGATGGTATTGATGTTTCAAAAACTCTTCAAAATACTTATAATTTACCAATCATTTTTACAACAGCATATAATGATGAAGAAAAAATAAAAAGAGCATCTACTGTAACAAATCTAGTAGGATATTTAGTAAAACCTATAAGAATTGATGAATTAGATACTTTAATTAAAATTGCTATTTCAAAATATAAAATCTTAGAAAAAAGAAATTTAAAAGATATTGCTTCTTTTTATAAATATGATTATGAGAATAAAAAGATTTATGTTGATGAAGAAGAGATTGCTCTTACTAGAAATGAGAGTTTGTTATTATCTTTATTATTAAATACTACAGAAAAAGTTCTATCTTATGAATCAATTAATGGTGCAATATGGAAAGAACAAAAAGGTTCAGACGTAGCACGAAGACAATTAGTGCATAGATTAAAAACTAAATTAGATAAATTACCAATTCTTTCAGAAAAAGGTATTGGTATTTATATTAAAGAGTAA
- a CDS encoding globin, with protein MEYTITTAQLGTRPPVQIPSPKVLEFLGEDGMRKLISDHYDILRESNIKGLFPPSDEGFALAKKHSADFFIQICGGPRHFDQNRGKPMMAARHAPFAITQEARRVWLESYIMILKPLDMPEELKESFWNYLDVFSIWMMNTEE; from the coding sequence ATGGAATATACAATAACAACAGCACAACTTGGAACAAGACCACCAGTTCAAATTCCTAGTCCAAAGGTATTAGAATTTTTAGGTGAAGATGGAATGAGAAAACTTATTTCAGACCATTATGACATACTAAGAGAAAGTAATATTAAAGGTTTATTTCCACCTAGCGATGAAGGTTTTGCATTAGCAAAAAAACACTCAGCTGATTTCTTTATTCAAATCTGTGGGGGACCTAGACATTTTGATCAAAATAGAGGAAAACCTATGATGGCAGCAAGACATGCACCATTTGCTATTACTCAAGAAGCTAGAAGAGTTTGGTTAGAGTCATATATTATGATATTAAAACCACTTGATATGCCGGAAGAATTAAAAGAATCTTTTTGGAATTACTTAGATGTATTTTCAATCTGGATGATGAATACAGAAGAGTAA
- a CDS encoding paraquat-inducible protein A, whose amino-acid sequence MNIKTDEIMECYSCGLFIKKEKVSKKSTLKCPRCNSKIQLDKEHSFDSLYYSISAILLFLLLNIYPLISLNVNGKILNATLLGSVKILLEQDFFLVSLVVLFTIIIAPLLNSIIIILSFIQIHTKVKIFSDTFLHDAFHFFKHWGFVEVFIISIIVTYIKLIGMVSSTKFDIGFYIMLIYIFCFYMSNVKFEGKNVFGD is encoded by the coding sequence ATGAATATAAAAACAGATGAAATTATGGAATGTTATTCTTGTGGTCTTTTTATTAAAAAAGAAAAAGTGAGCAAAAAAAGTACACTTAAATGTCCACGATGTAATAGTAAAATACAATTGGATAAAGAGCATAGTTTTGATTCTTTATACTATTCAATATCAGCAATCTTGCTTTTTTTACTATTGAATATTTATCCTTTGATTTCTTTAAATGTAAATGGAAAAATATTAAATGCAACTCTTTTAGGAAGTGTTAAAATATTATTAGAACAAGATTTTTTTCTTGTGTCTTTAGTTGTTTTATTTACTATAATTATTGCACCTTTATTGAACTCAATAATTATAATTTTGTCCTTTATTCAAATTCATACAAAAGTTAAAATCTTTTCAGATACTTTTCTTCATGATGCTTTTCATTTCTTCAAACATTGGGGATTTGTTGAAGTATTTATTATAAGTATTATTGTTACATATATTAAATTAATAGGAATGGTTTCTTCTACAAAGTTTGATATTGGATTTTATATTATGTTGATATATATATTTTGTTTTTACATGTCAAATGTTAAGTTTGAGGGTAAAAATGTATTTGGAGATTAG
- a CDS encoding paraquat-inducible protein A has product MVLISCKNCHKVYKKENYDEFICTRCNHGVSKRINNSLQVSLALTLSAIFLYFPAMLYPMMEITTFGVNHESTIIEGVIGFLEYESYFIAFVIFTASVIIPLIKLIGLLLIFVSLKINTKMSNKTKIAIFKFVEAIGKWSMIDIYVVAILASVIQMDEVFNIKGGIAATSFALVVILTIIAAHRFDTRIIWDESRE; this is encoded by the coding sequence ATGGTTTTAATTTCATGTAAAAATTGTCATAAAGTTTATAAAAAAGAGAATTATGATGAATTCATTTGTACTCGATGTAATCATGGAGTATCAAAAAGAATTAATAACTCTTTGCAGGTATCACTTGCGCTAACTCTTTCTGCAATTTTTTTATATTTTCCAGCAATGCTTTATCCTATGATGGAAATAACAACATTTGGAGTAAATCATGAAAGTACAATTATTGAAGGAGTTATTGGTTTTTTAGAGTATGAGAGTTACTTTATTGCTTTTGTTATTTTTACAGCTAGTGTAATAATACCTTTGATTAAATTAATAGGATTATTATTGATTTTTGTATCTTTGAAAATAAATACAAAAATGAGTAATAAAACAAAAATAGCTATTTTTAAATTTGTTGAAGCAATTGGTAAATGGTCAATGATTGATATTTATGTTGTTGCCATTTTAGCTTCAGTTATTCAAATGGATGAAGTATTTAATATAAAAGGTGGAATTGCGGCTACATCTTTTGCTTTAGTAGTGATACTAACTATAATTGCTGCACATAGATTTGATACAAGGATTATTTGGGATGAGTCAAGAGAATAA